TCCGTGAAGGCGTCGATCCCCGCCCTGCCGCCGAAACGGCCATAGCCGCTCGCCTTCGTGCCGCCGAACGGCATCTGCGCCTCGTCATGCACGGTGGGGCCGTTGACGTGGCAGATGCCGGACTGAATTTGCCTCGCCACCTTTAGGCCGCGGGCCGTGTCACGGGTGAAGACCGAGGCGGACAGGCCGTATTGGGTGTCGTTCGCCAGTTCGATCGCGTGCGCCTCGTCACGAGCGCGGGTGATGCCCACCACCGGACCGAAGCTTTCGTCGCGGAACAGCTTCATGTCAGGCGTGACCTTGTCCACCAGATGAGCCGGCATCAGCACGTTGTGCGTGGTCTCACCACCGGTCAGCAGCTCAGCGCCGTTGGCCACGGCATCCTCGATCAGGGCATAGCAATGTTCGACCGTCTTGCGGTCCACGACGGCGCCGAGCGGCGTATTGCCATCGCGCGGATCGCCCACCGCCATGGTGGAGACTTTGGCCTTGAAGCGCTCCGCAAACGCGTCTGCCACTGCGTCGACCACGATGATCCGCTCGGTCGACATGCAGATCTGACCCTGGTTCATGTAGGCCCCGAATGCAGCCGCCTTTACCGCCTCGTCGAGATCGGCATCTTCGAGCACGATCAACGGCGCCTTGCCGCCCAGTTCCAGCAGGGCGGGCTTGAGGTGCTCGGCCGCGCGCTTGGCGATGACCTTGCCCACTGCCGTGGATCCGGTGAAGTTGATCCGCTTCACTTGCGGTGCATCGATCAGCGCGCCCACCACTTCGGCAGCGTCAGCCGGCGCATTGGTGACGACGTTGACCACGCCTTCGGGGAAGCCGGCCTCGGCAAAGGCCTCGATGATCAGCGCGTGAGTGCGAGGACAGCTTTCGCTCGCCTTCAGGATCACGCTGTTGCCACAAGCCAGCGGCACGGCGATCGCGCGCACGCCAAGGATGATCGGCGCATTCCACGGTGCGATGCCCAACATCACGCCCACCGGTTCGCGCAAGGCCAGCGCCATGCAACCGGGCTTGTCCGACGGGATCACCTCGCCATTGATCTGAGTGGTAATCGCCGCGGCCTCTCGCACCATCGAAGCCGCCAGGCCGAGGTTGAACATGGCCCACCCGGCAGTGGCGCCGATCTCACCCATCATCGCAGCGACGAATTCCTCCTTTTTCGCTTCCAGCGCGGCGGCCGCCTTCATCAGCACCGCGCGGCGAGCGTTCGGGCCCATCTGCGACCACACCAAAAACCCCTCCTGGGCCTTTGCGGCGATCGCCGG
Above is a genomic segment from Altererythrobacter sp. Root672 containing:
- a CDS encoding aldehyde dehydrogenase, producing the protein MKFERINPLTGDVASSAAAMKAGDVPAIAAKAQEGFLVWSQMGPNARRAVLMKAAAALEAKKEEFVAAMMGEIGATAGWAMFNLGLAASMVREAAAITTQINGEVIPSDKPGCMALALREPVGVMLGIAPWNAPIILGVRAIAVPLACGNSVILKASESCPRTHALIIEAFAEAGFPEGVVNVVTNAPADAAEVVGALIDAPQVKRINFTGSTAVGKVIAKRAAEHLKPALLELGGKAPLIVLEDADLDEAVKAAAFGAYMNQGQICMSTERIIVVDAVADAFAERFKAKVSTMAVGDPRDGNTPLGAVVDRKTVEHCYALIEDAVANGAELLTGGETTHNVLMPAHLVDKVTPDMKLFRDESFGPVVGITRARDEAHAIELANDTQYGLSASVFTRDTARGLKVARQIQSGICHVNGPTVHDEAQMPFGGTKASGYGRFGGRAGIDAFTELRWITIETQPGHYPI